From the genome of Edaphobacter dinghuensis, one region includes:
- a CDS encoding M20/M25/M40 family metallo-hydrolase, translated as MAIDPIQLTKQLVDIDSTTYHEGAAGTFLYDFLASEGYAVEKMPVEQPELKLTPGAGSGERFNVYAAMPGVTPDIVLSTHMDTVPPFFGCREDEEFLYGRGTCDAKGIIAAQVAAAARLRAAGVKVGLLFVVGEERDSAGAKVANKFPKGSKFLINGEPTDNRLALATKGALRVELRSNGRMAHSAYPELGESAIDKLVDALHDVKALALPEEPEIGPSTLNIGLIDGGRAPNVIADKAEAHILIRTVGPSQEVKDLILKAVGDRADVTFSLDLSYVRMRRVGNLPTMVAKFATDIPTLTNWGEPFLLGPGSIHVAHTPDEKISKKELLECVELYVELATSLVK; from the coding sequence ATGGCAATTGACCCCATCCAGCTCACAAAACAACTGGTCGATATCGACTCGACCACCTACCACGAAGGCGCTGCCGGAACCTTTTTGTACGATTTTCTAGCCTCCGAGGGTTACGCCGTTGAGAAGATGCCAGTCGAGCAGCCCGAGCTGAAGCTGACCCCTGGCGCGGGAAGTGGGGAGCGGTTCAACGTCTACGCCGCGATGCCTGGCGTTACCCCGGACATCGTTCTTTCGACACACATGGACACCGTTCCTCCGTTTTTTGGCTGCCGCGAGGACGAGGAGTTTCTCTACGGACGGGGCACCTGCGATGCGAAGGGAATCATCGCCGCCCAGGTAGCGGCTGCTGCCCGCTTGCGGGCCGCTGGAGTAAAGGTGGGCCTGCTCTTCGTCGTCGGAGAAGAGAGAGACTCGGCCGGGGCAAAGGTTGCCAACAAGTTTCCCAAGGGATCGAAGTTTCTGATTAATGGCGAACCGACGGACAACCGTCTGGCGCTCGCCACCAAAGGAGCGCTGCGTGTGGAGCTTCGCAGCAATGGACGCATGGCGCATTCGGCCTATCCCGAACTGGGAGAGTCGGCCATCGACAAGCTGGTAGACGCGCTGCATGACGTAAAGGCGCTGGCGTTACCCGAGGAGCCGGAGATTGGCCCTTCGACCCTGAATATTGGCTTGATCGATGGCGGACGGGCACCGAACGTCATTGCCGACAAGGCCGAAGCGCACATCCTGATCCGTACCGTTGGCCCCTCGCAGGAGGTCAAAGACCTGATCCTAAAGGCAGTGGGAGACCGGGCCGATGTTACCTTCTCGCTCGATCTGAGCTATGTCCGGATGCGCCGGGTGGGCAACCTACCGACGATGGTGGCCAAGTTTGCGACCGATATTCCAACCCTCACCAACTGGGGCGAGCCGTTTCTCCTGGGACCGGGGAGTATCCACGTGGCACATACACCGGACGAGAAGATATCGAAGAAGGAGCTGCTGGAGTGTGTGGAACTTTATGTGGAGTTGGCGACGAGCCTCGTAAAGTAA
- a CDS encoding DUF3592 domain-containing protein, producing the protein MAGIFLVDSIRLWLHRRNRQKKLQLAQSWPVIAAEVNHWAVVQADEEANAFGVPFQIEAGFHFRLNGEYYGGYFRSVALAGGEAERLAKGTPIVNVRYNPANPDAVAVLAEDNTSSLPFKVFSS; encoded by the coding sequence ATGGCCGGGATATTCCTTGTCGACTCAATTCGCCTATGGCTGCACCGCAGAAACCGCCAGAAGAAGCTGCAACTGGCGCAGAGCTGGCCAGTGATCGCCGCTGAGGTTAATCATTGGGCTGTCGTACAGGCTGATGAAGAGGCGAATGCCTTTGGAGTTCCCTTTCAGATCGAGGCAGGCTTCCACTTCAGGCTCAATGGCGAATACTACGGCGGCTACTTCCGTAGCGTGGCGCTGGCCGGAGGCGAAGCAGAACGGTTGGCAAAGGGCACTCCCATCGTCAATGTTCGCTATAATCCCGCAAACCCGGACGCTGTAGCGGTTCTGGCAGAAGACAACACAAGCAGTCTTCCCTTCAAGGTCTTCTCCAGTTAG